tttttttactgacatgTCGGAATTTGATCACCATTTGGTATTGGCCACGTCATTCACATTGCTTTCAATGTATGGCACCAGGACCAACATTGATTCCTTGGTTTGTTTgtgttcaatgaaaaaaaaaccaGAATCCAATGATGTTCCTTCTAGGCTTGACCACCCGTCTCTGAATGACTGCTCTcatcatgcacatttgtggcccaGTACATGTTATTATTTTGCTGGAAAATAAGTTCGACCAGTTAGACCCTACCTCTTGTATGTTGGTATGGTTGAAGCAGGCCACATACTGGTGAGATGGCGTCAATATCCGCACTGGTTTGGTGCCTGGAATGAATATTCCTCTTCTTTCGCTGGACTGCTTCAACCATCAAACCATGTTTTACCATTACATTACCATTTGCGCTTTACCAGTTGTGACCCATCTTGCCCTATATATTGTAAATACATTTGGAATTGCACTGTTCACATAGATGCATGTGTTTATTGCATATTCTCTTACATTATGTTGTTTCGAGCCACTCCATATGTATAGTGTCTGTATACAGCTGATCACACCTaatatcactgtttattttctGTTAAATTTAAAAAGAGATATCTAATTGagtttttacatgtctttgaaaaacagtactgtggacagtctggaacccTCTGGGGAGTCGTCGACAGATGGAAGTGAAACCCCAGCTGTTTTCTCCCCTGCAATTAGTCCGGAACCGACGCCAGCAGAGGAGCCGGAGGAGTCGTCACAGGGCCAGCACCAACAGCCCAGTCCACCCCGTGTCAGGCAGCCGCACCGAAGACGCCcccgccaagtccctccctccacctctgtgccagagagtcgggaGGTTATTGACGCACGCGTCATTGATTTTCTGGCACAGAGGCGGAGTGACGGAGTGGAGGAGAAGATGCTTCGCGGATTGGCGCCCCTTCTGAAAAAAGTGCCGGAACCGGACCACAACGCATGCGTGGCTTCTATAGCGGTGGTCATGAAGATGTTCGCCATCCCAAATCATGGGGACATCCTGGGCCATTTGAACAGATGGATGGTGGATCTTGAAAATGAGGGGCAACCCCAAGTGGCCGGCCAATTTGGACGGGAAAGGCAACCAACTCAGGCGCCTTCTTTTGCCCCACACCCCCAGTACGGGCCACCCCATGGCCATTTGCAAGGGGCATCACAGCCCATTTTCCAGGGCAGTTTGCCCACTGTCCCACAACAGCAGGCTCAAGGAAGGCCACGGTCCTCCTTTCCGGCAGGGTCTTTCACCCAGGACCTCTTTGagttatgattttcttttttggggggtggttTTTCTGTTTCAATTTGTTTGGTTGTGTTTATTTGTCAAAATATTGATTCTAACCTGTTTTGGTgctgaatatttttgaaaaaagttattttgtgcactaaaaatgtgtCTGGTTTTATTTTCTAACATTCCACAAACCATTAACCTTATCATTTGGTGTATCATGcccaaaaacacacacacagtatctaCACATGCAACACTTTATTAAGATGCACCGCACctttaaatttattaactttcaacatgaggtattagaaaattttATGGACCAAATACTCGAAGTTTAATGATGAAATAGTCTAAATAAATTTAGACCAAAGCATCATTTAAATTAAATGTGTAGATTAAATAAAATATGCGATGTCcacaaaatctcagcccgcaagcccacgtcaagggtcctcattaccttgcgagtccctacactccactaatacaataaattcaagtaatctatctagaaaataacaaaaaactaacgagcccagaagatttcaaaaactgccacgaatagcgtccctctgccatggcaaggacccctctgggctgtgaaagtagtctgcaaagagttcacgaactgcaatgcctgcagtccctggtcgtctatgcagggtcctttccaagcccaaatctgaagacgttggaagatcttccaagtctacagaagaggaagcctcgtgaatcctggtgaagttgtgcagaacaacacaagcttgaatcaccagggtagcattctccggatccatctgtatggatgacaagaacaccctccacttgctagagagtatcccgaaagcgcactccacataccgacgggcacgagtcaaccggtagttgaagatacgcctcctgacatccaaaccacgctttgggaagggccgcataacatgtggagtcaatgcaaacccttcatccgccacgatgacaaatggagccggcggacgggCATATCCAGGGCAgtgttctggactcgggcagggctaGCTGGTTGGcaagaagccgctcacccattctagaagcactaaagatgcgagcatccgcagtgcttccataggacccaatatctaccattataaaccggtagttactgtcagcaacagccatcagcactaccgagaaaaactgtttataattgaagaaacggctccctgagtgtggcggcttcttcacacggatgtgcttgccatccattgccccgatgcagtttgggaactgcgctgaattttgaaagccctcagcgatccgaagccaatcgtccaccttgggttgcggcatcaccgtctctcggagctgctgccagatgacctggcaagtgtgtcgaacaattctcgagatcgtggaggttcctaatagaaactcgaaatgcagggatgcaaacgagttcccagtggcaaggaatctgttgtgagaaaaataaataaaataagtaacggaacaacagagtctggattcCTTAGCAACGTTCTATACACTACATTATTTAAACCACACTATGTCTAGTGGAGCGTAACCTATGGGAAGGGCCTCTATGTGTGCGGCCACACCCATTGTAAATTCAAGGGATAACAAATATACACCCTAGACTTTACATAGCATTGCTCTGCCAAAAGCACACAATTCAAGCAACAGGCGGCATGGAATTAATTCATGCATTGTCTAGCAAATGGTTAAAAACCAAAAGGCCCAACCATATTGTACCACAGTATTCCTGCAAAATTGTCTGGTGTGCTTTTGGCAGTAAAGTAGCCAAATGATGGATGACCAGTCGCACCTCTGTCTGAAAACGGCTTGCCAACTCTGCAACATGTCCATGGATGCTTAAACTAAATTATATTGGCAATGGGGAATACAAACCATACCGGAGCATCATTTGGGGTAAGGGCAGTACTAACACGAAATTTTAACATAAACACTGGTTCTACCCTTTGGAAAAAATGCAGATAGTCATGTGCAAGGTAAGAAATCTGCGAGCAATAGCCATTATGTGAACATTAAATCTgaggggttggcagcagcacaatcccctataaaagtgaacagactgggaTATAGACTTCTAATAGGTGGTACACGCTGCTAGCGAACCTGACAGAGTGACCCAATTCGTTCACACACTCCTAAACACAAACGCATACACCTGTATTTGTGGAAAATTGTCTAGAAGCCAAAAAAGGCATGTAACAGCCTGCAGTAACATGGCTGAGTGACTGACTAAAAACACAATTTGAAACAAACTACAGGCGAATGGCGACGAATCATGGAGTGTCTGGAGCCCTTTATAGATGAACACACGTTTTAAAGCTGCTAAAATAAACctaaccccaaaaaaaagaatcatatgtCGCAGGTTTTCAAGAGGTTAAATCTAAACAAAAACACCCCCAAGAAAAATAGGATTTAAAAAGAAGGGGACTTCaggaaacagtagcacatgtttcacagcagccattttctagcacatgttccccctgacacaagcagtgcacattactggtgaaacttaacaagtactatactgcttacctcaacgtgacgatgagcctttcctcaggtgaaatgctgcgcctcatattggtgtccataaaggtaaggacagtacgtagagacgacagcaatcggtcaaaggtacccactgacatccgacagaaggcaaagaacttctctggatgcagccgcagatcttggtaaagggtatggaagtgtcctttccggtagcgtttggaaacaatcggatggacccaaaaacgtCGCCTTCTAGTCGGTTCATCATTCAACAAAGGAGGGCGCGGACCCCATTGCCGAGAAACGAGCCAATGCActaagacctcttcctctgaatcagacatggtgaaacagcaaagagagcagccaaaataacctctgtactctggaaagactacagaaaatggccacaaatgcatactcaggtgcccctgatttataccagtatcctgggtggagatagtaaaatgccatttttttcaccattcTTGGATTTTTGACGGGACGCAAAAAAAACGgtaacacggacacacggaagcgcaacggaagcaaaaacggccacggatcacggaacaacggaaccacgttttgcgggacgcaaaaaaatactgtcgtgtgcatgaggcctaaagctgaagACTGGAAGCAAAAGAGGGGGGGCACAAAAGTATGCATCTTtagtgagggggcacctaatctggaataactactgtgagggggcacatatgtgggcataactactgtaagggggaacatatgtgggcataactactgtgaagcggcacatatgtgggcataactactgtaagggggcacatatgtaggcataactactgtgagggggcacatatgtgggcataactactgtgagggggcacatatgtgggcataactactgtgagggggcacatatctggtataactactgtgagggggcacatatctggcataactactgtaagggggcacatatgtaggcataactactgtgaaggggcacatatgtgggcataactactgtgagggggcacatatctggcataactactgtaagggggaacatatgtaggcataactactgtgaaggggcacatatgtgggcataactactgtgagggggcacatatgtgggcatacaTCTAGTCTGTATAATCAGCCTTAATAGGGTTGTTTGGGAATTTTAGAAAATTGTGTAAAGAAGGAAGTTACATAAAAACCATCACTCACCGGTGAAATCCCCGGCTGCTCGGGTGCTCCCTGCTGCTCCTGCAGAAAacctctaatgtgtatgaggggagatgggAGGGAGAGAAAacctctaatgtgtatgaggggagatgggAGGGAGAGAAAACCTCTAACTGATGTGTACGGGGTCTTAGGAATGTGTAAGAACAGCTGCTGAGGAAGACTGTGGTGTGGACGCAGCTATTTAAAACCACCATATAGCAGAGGTGTTATATGACGGGACATTTGTGaagtcagtgtgaaatgcagcaaAATTCACAAATGTCCAgatttatagcttttttttttttaagtattagaaAGACATTAACTATATGTTTCTGAGTTGCCGCTTTTTACTTGCTAATCTTTTAGTCCCACGGGGACCTGGGCCTGAGATGGTGTGAGCGGGTGTGAGGCCTGCTGGGCAGTGTTCAATGTCTCTGGTGCCAGGGCTGGAATTATTAAGCTGGTTTCTGGATCTGTCCCTGCCGGAAGCTTCCGGTCTCctgccggccccattcactataatactgccccctgtggtaccccactaataACTGTGATCCccttaatactgccccctgtggtaccccactaataACTGTGATCCccttaatactgccccctgtggtaccccactaataACTGTGATcccctccaatactgccccctgtggtaccccactaataACTGTGATcccctccaatactgccccctgtggtaccccactaataACTGTGATCCccttaatactgccccctgtggtaccccactaataACTGTGATcccctccaatactgccccctgtggtaccccactaataACTGTGATCCccttaatactgccccctgtggtaccccactaataACTGTGATCCccttaatactgccccctgtggtaccccactaataACTGTGATCCccttaatactgccccctgtggtaccccgCTAATAACTGTGAtccctccaatactgccccctgtggtaccccactaataACTgtgatcccccaaaaaatgccccctgtggtaccccactaataACTGTgatcccccaaataatgccccctgtggtaccccactaataACTGTGAtccctccaatactgccccctgtggtaccccactaataACTGTGAtccctccaatactgccccctgtggtaccccactaataACTGTGATCCccttaatactgccccctgtggtaccccactaataACTGTGATCCCTCCAATATttccccctgtggtaccccaatggcacacagaacaaaaaaatggaataggacagcaccacttactgggACTGATAGTCCATGGTATGGCGGCGGTGCTCGTGGCGTCAGGTCCCAGACCCAGGGACCCCTCAAACGTAGACAAAACTTCaggaaggtcacggcactcttgTTCTTGAATCAAGGCTTAGTGTTTAATTACACCGaaaaaacagcaacgtttcgacacccaggtctttctcaagctacatATGGTTTACAAGTGAACTTCAATACCTATAAAGGTGCGACATCCAATCCAAATTGACCCagtgggttgtcccacaaaaaggtCAAACCCTCCCCTTACATATTCACCCAATCGTATTCTGTAATCAATACATTCGATAGACAAACAATAAAGCAATCTCAGCTGTGTATTCCCATTATAACCTACCATACCCCTGAGCCGAGTACCCTACCAGCGATATACGTGTGGTGAGTGGCGTCCCCCGTCCGCTTCTGCGCATGCACAAGTTCTGTAACGAGATTCCCGGAAATCACGTGCTCGTCACAGCGGTCACATGATCGGGAGTCCCGAAGCCGTGTCCACGCCCTCAATCACATGAGAAGTAATGTGATGGGGCGTTTCAACCACATCCTACAACCCAAGGTCCTGAACCAAAGCTAAATCTGTTATACAGGATACTATAGGGCTGAGGATAAAAACCCATCATATAAGCGAGATGCGGTGATCCCGGTCATTCCACTCATCCCACGCATAATAGAGTCCAGAGCATAGACTAAAACTAAATACAAATAATAGCCCACATGTCAGCAACCATCGAACCAGCCAATAGTGGATACCCCATACCTAGTAGGGCGCTGCAATGGCAGTAACTGTAACCTAGCTGGACTGTGTTCCGGGAGAAGTGTGGAATGGACCATAGTCAGTTACAGATCCCCTTCTACGTGGACGGAGCACCACTATAGCTATGGGTGGAAGTATATCTAGTATATCTTATAAGAAAAGGGGCAATAGTGGGCTAAATTGAATCACTAGGATCGAACTGAACAGCCCCACAGCAAAAAGCCTTATAGTCGTGATCTTCACCCCACACAACTCCCTATGGTGTCAACCACCGGGATGTGCTGGGGAGACACGCACACGTATATTTCAGAATGGGGAATACTAGGGCCGACATACCCCCCACCCCGGTCACAGGGAGGTGAAATATAACGGCCCTTGCCTGGTCTGGGCCCAACTCCGAATGAAGAGCGCCCCTACCCTGCTTATTCCCAGCAATGTCCTGTAAGTGGCTTGAGTTCAGGGCCAGTCAAATCCTGTGAAATAGCATAGAATTGCCCCCATGACGCCTCACAGCGCCCTCCGTCAATATCGAATGTGCCGCTCCTCAGGAAGAGAAGATCATACAATTGGCAAAATAATGCCTAACATCACCACAACATAACTCTCCCAGTGAACACATCCAGCACAGGCAATAAACATAGAAATACAACTGGTATGACAAAGTAATCCAACTGGCCGGCTCTCTGGTCGCTCGTAGATGGAGCTGTATACGATCCTCCGCTCAGGTTATAGATGGTAATACAGTCTAAAAGTGAGAAAAGAAAAATGACAAATCAAAAAGCGTATTATCACAATGATACATCGGGTACTAAAACTTATGTCACATTAAAATATCACAATACCACATCTCAGATGGCAATTAGAACAAGGAGCCACCTTGAATTCCCGGTTGAGACCCTTAGGTTCGATAGTGTCAAGTTCGAAGATCCACCTCAGTTCTAGACGCTTCAGTAATCGTTCCCGTCACCCCCTCTTTGTAGTGGGGGAATACCGTCAATGATTCTGAACCGCAACTGCGCCACATTG
This is a stretch of genomic DNA from Bufo gargarizans isolate SCDJY-AF-19 chromosome 3, ASM1485885v1, whole genome shotgun sequence. It encodes these proteins:
- the LOC122930540 gene encoding uncharacterized protein LOC122930540, whose protein sequence is MDLRPTVDSLEPSGESSTDGSETPAVFSPAISPEPTPAEEPEESSQGQHQQPSPPRVRQPHRRRPRQVPPSTSVPESREVIDARVIDFLAQRRSDGVEEKMLRGLAPLLKKVPEPDHNACVASIAVVMKMFAIPNHGDILGHLNRWMVDLENEGQPQVAGQFGRERQPTQAPSFAPHPQYGPPHGHLQGASQPIFQGSLPTVPQQQAQGRPRSSFPAGSFTQDLFEL